In Candidatus Obscuribacter sp., the sequence AGAGGATGTTTGCCTGGCTGGAGCGGACCGGCGGTTGTTGATACAGAGCAGAGCGATGACGATAAGCAAGCCATCGAAAGTGCGATCATACGGCGTTTCCTGTTTTGTTATGCTGAAAGTAGCGGCGGTTGACATTGGTGGGTGAAATCACAGCCAGGGTAAAAGCTGGCTGTGTTCTAAAGTACGACCGGCGGCAAGAGTTGCCAAAGCGCCGGCCCATTCACGCTAGGTCAGATGAAGTAGAAGGCGAGCACCAACGTTGGCGTAGAGACCGAGCAACGTGCGCCTTCAACCAGTTGGACTTGCCGTCTGGACGATGAGTGACCACCATCACCGAGGCAAACACCGCGATGATTTCAGCCTGCGAAAAGACCAGGTCCATCCGGCTTGCCCGGGGATGAGTCCGACAATCACTGACCGGGCGCGACGAACATCGCAATCTGCGTACTGGAGCCGAGAACCAGGCTGACCGACAAGTCATCGTCTTGTTCTTGCGGGCCTTCAGCGCGGCGTTGCTATTTTTGGCGGCGTTACCGACGATGGCAAGCAAGATGACACCCGGCAAAGACAAGCGTCGCTGCCTTGGTGTAGGCGGCGTGTTCGACGCTCGAGACAAGCCTTTCCGGCCCAGGAACAGTCGTCAGGGTGACGCCGAGGCTGGCCACCATGATGGACTTCTTCAGGCTCCAGCTGGCAGACCGGCTGAGTGCGTATCTTCGGGGATGTCGGCGACTGGCGCAAGCCAGGTACTTCTGTGTCTTGAGGCTGAAGAACCGGCCCGGCGAGTAAGCATCATCAGCACGATCGGGGATGGCCAGCGCCATTTGCTGTCAGACAGCTGGCTGTCCGGCGTGCCGACGTGGTGCACCGCAGCGGCGGGCAGAAGCAGGGCAAAGGCAGCGATGGTGACAACGCCCGACGCTAGTGCCAGTGCCGCCTTCGTTGACTTCTGCTCTTTGGCTGCTCGAAGTACACCGCCCGGCAGGAGGAGGGCTGCCAAACGAGCAGGAGGTTGGCGATGATCGACCCAGTGATGGACGCTACGACGACCTCGATGAGACCGGCATTGAGCGCCATCAAAGGCGATGATCCAGTTCACAGGCATTTGCCAAACGTGGCGCTGACCAGACCACCGGCGGTGGGTCAGTGTGATGCGCGACGTGCTCGCTTGCCTCGCCCACGCGATCTTGGTACCGGCACGATCGCCAGACGGGCGACGAAACGCGATACGATGGGCGACATCTCCATGAAGGAGGCGACGAAGGTCAGCGGTACCGCGAGCAGAAGACAGTTGAACGGTTTTTGCATGTCAGATTCCTGATAGGTGTTGACGAATGGAGCCCAACGACCGAATGCGGGCTCTCACCTAAGCCGGGGATTCCCACAATGGCGCGCCGCATTCCATCCTGATGAGGAGAGATAGTGAGGCTCGGGTGGCGCGTATTGTTTGCTGGGAAGTAAGGTCTCTTTAGGGTTTGAGTTAGAATGGAATACTCGGACCGTAGCTAAATAACGCGCCCTAATAGAAGCTATAAAACTGGGAGCTATAAGTATATTTACGTATTTAAAACTCATGATTTAAGCTTAGTTAGCTGGGCTAGCTAGCGCAGACTCTGGAAGGCACCAGTCATAGCTGGCTTAGTCCCATGGTTTTAGCATTATCGGGTTGTGGTGATAGCTGGTACCGGGCTCACAGGCCTATTGCCGTCTCATCCGCCCTTAAAAGGGCAAACGTCCAATTTTGTGCCTCGGCAAGATCGTTTGTAGAGATCTTATTGTCCGGCCTGCAAATGTAACTGAGCGCGCTCTTTGAAGGTTTTGCAGTTGGCTCAAGGGGCGATACAGCTGTCGTAATCTTTAATTGCTCCGGCAATATCTTTGACTTAATTTTAAGCATCGCTCTGGTGCGGAAAGGCTTCTCCATCCCTGGGATTTGTGGCAATTAGTTTGCTCAACTCGTTTATAAACCCGTCGTATTTTGCGGGTATTCAGAGACGGCGCACTAGTCTAAATACCGCCAGTCAATGGTGTACGGTTTAAGGCTGGCGCGATGGTTTACCCGCTGCCTCGTTATAGCGTTCTCTGGTTTTCAGGATGCCACCCTTGATGCGATAAAAGCTCGGTTCGGTGGGTTTTGCTTGATTGCTGCGTCTAGCCATTGCAATGCTTCCTGGGGGCGATTTAAATTTTCTAGTACCTCGGCCTTTAGTACCCAGCAAGTCAGAATTGGCATTGGGGCAGGCGAGGGCTTTTATCGACCAATTTTAATGCTTCAGCAGAACGGTGCTTCCTGGATGGCCCAATTTGGCTTTGATGTAATACGCTCCAGAGCATTTGGGGTCAATAGAGAGTGCCTTGTCCAGATAACGGTTGACTGGTTTTCTTTCTCTTCATCACCAATTACGCTCAAATACGTGGATGCCAGAACTACATAGTTTTCGGCGGTTGCAAACTTGCTTTTGCAGAGTAGCTGGCAGATCTCGCGTGCTTCAAAGATATAGTTATCTCTCGATTTAGCTCAGCAGCAATCAGGAGTGCAGCTCAGCGGCATTTTTGTGGATTTAGCCTGCGCGCTGTGGAGGCGAGCCTGGATCATGGCATTTCTAGCAGTCTGATCGGTGTATTTTGTGACTGCTGATACTGTCTGTGGTATTAATAGTTGGTGCGACACTATGATCAGCAGCGATGCTGCTTTTTTGCCAGGTTGCAAATACGAGTGTTTGGTTGGCAACATTGCATCCAATTGTAATGCCTCTAGTCATTATGCCCGCCGCAGCCAAAGATAACTCCAGTGGACTTTGCTAGATGGGACAAAGTATTAACGCATAGGCATTTGATTTTGGTCTTGACGTCAAAACAGTGCGAAAATACAGACAGGAAGCAAAGGTGTAGGCATGGCTGAAGATAACCGCAAAGACGAGGCCAATTACGGGCGCATGCTCTATGAAGAAATGGAGCGTAAATTGGCACAGCTTTTGAGTGCCGAAAACCGTCAGGCTGCACAAGAGACCATAGGCGGCGCGCTGCAAAAAGGCAAGGAAAGTGCGCAGTTTGCCTTTGACTTGATCTCTGAGCTAACCCGCGAGCTGAGCGGCATTGAGTCCTTTAATATCATTCCTAAGCCTCCTGCTGAGCTAGAGGTGGACATCAAGTCCAAAAAAGAAACCGAATTACCAATTAAACAAGTAATTGCGCCTCTAGTTGAGATGGATGCGGTGATTATTGCAAACGGATTCACTTCCAATCTCTCATAGACACTGAGATCAAAGGACTCAGATGCAATATCAATGAGGGCTTTGCTCTACGGATCAGCACCTTTTGGGTAAGCAGACCATCCCCATCAAAGGCACAGCGATTTTGAAGCGTGATCAAAACAAGCAAATCGTGATGGAGACAGCACCACATTGCCTGGCATACCTCTGCCGGTGAGTATTACCATTCCGCTCAAATTGCTATTGAGTGAGGCTAAAAAACGGCTGATTTAACTTCTTGCAAAATGCCATCATTTTTGGTGTCATACTTGCTTTGATGGTGTTTAAATTTTGGTTTTGGCTTAGTAAAAGTGTAGTGTTTGATGAATAAAGGCATGGATATCCCCGACGGCTGGTGGGCAATAGCCGAATCAGTGAAGTAGGCACAAAGCCCCTTGGAATTGAGCGTTTTGGTATCGATCTGGTACTCTGGCGTAAGGGCAAGAATTTGTCGTGATGTCCGATACTCTTTGTCCGCACCGCTCTGCCAAACTCAGTCTTGGCGAGATTAAGGCGATAAATCGCCTGTCCCTTCCATGGTTTTGAGTTTGATAGCTGCGGTAGCTGCACTTTTGTGCCTGAGACAAAGCAAAGCGCCGTCAATCTAAAGGCACCAACTTTTGTTGCCATCGAGCGTGGTGGCATGATCTTTGTCCGTCTGGGTGAGGCAGCTGAGCCCGCCCCTCCCTGGTTTGAGGAGTTAGAAGGTAATTACAGCTATCGTACTATGACAGATGTGTGGGACACCCATGTAACACGCTCAGTTGAGAATCAGCTGGATTATGCCCACTTGCCCTTTGTCCATCGTAATACTATTGGCGGTGGCACAGACCCCTCCCGTCCTGTCACTTTTGAGTTGACGGATCAGGGCATTAAGATGTTTACTGATGCTCACAAGGACACTAAGACGTTCTTCCATCTCAAATTTAACAACATCTGGATGCTCCAGTATTTTGCCCAGGCGGCTGTGCCAATTCCTTGCTTTTGTGCCTGTCAATGATAAGCAGACCAAGCTCTATCTGAGGCCCATCAAACCTTTTGCACCATACCGCTGCTCAGTGACCTGGTAAATCTTATAATGATGCAGCAAAATCGCTACATCCTCAATCAAGACAAGCATGTGGTGCTCAGCCAAAAGCCGCTGTGTGTGCTGGATGCCGACGATGAAAGGCTTTATCCCAGCGATAAAGGTATTGCTCACTTTAGAGAGTACTGGCGCACTAGCCTGGAGGCGAAGGCAAAAAGTCAGCAAACGGCGACTTCCAACTGTTAGGTTTTGAAAGGCTCAGTTTATGCAATCCAAAAGTGCTCTTTTTACAACTATTACTTGTTGTTTTGTCGCTGTGGGCGAGCAGCGCTTGCGGGAGCGATGTCGCGTCAGTTGGTGCGGACGGCGGGCAGCGTAGTCTCTCCAATCCAAACTGTGTCTATCGTAAGGCAGATGATCCAGAGCTTGCAAGGCTAGCAGTCAAAGCGCGAGCAGAGTGGCGCGCTTTTGTAAGGCTTTTGCATCAAGAGTAAAAGATAAACAAGTAAGTTTTATAGTCAAGGTGCATTCACCGAAGGCAGGATACTGAACACTTTTGGTTGGATGTGACTGGTATTGACAGTAAAACTATTAATGGCACACATAACGAAGATGGCGAGACTATTAAGTCAGTACATCATAGTGATGCTGCCTCATTGCCTGTGGACCAAATTGAAGACTGGCTGTATGACGATGGAGAGCATGCTGCAGGGGGCTACACTTTAGCGTATTTTGCGCCAAGTGTATTTGAGCCGCTGAATGGCATTGATACTAAGAGTCCTGAAGAAGGCTTAAAAGCTAAGCAGTTACTTTCTAATCACTGGCAAGAGATTCAGGAAAAAGCTGGAGCTGCGGATAAACCAGAGCTGACCGATGCAGATAAGCAAACTTATTCCTTCTTTTGTAAGTTATTGCGTCTGGTCACAGGTAATTTGGGCAGGCGGCCCTCAGCTAATGTGATGGCTGATATGACTGGTTTGCCCTTAACGGCGGTCAAGTCAATAATGCTTCTTGAAGCTAGAGATAGACAGAAGCCTTAGATTTGATTCTTTAGTAAGATGGAATGGTACGGAGTCAGTTAATGCTGACCAGTCCATTTGGAGTTTGATGTTAGTTGCATCCAAAGAATCGATTAGCGAGTGCGCGGCTACAAGTCGCCGCTATTGGCTGCTGCCATAGTACTTTCGGTAGTTTATGCCTTGGGGTCCGGTATATTTTCGATGTTGGTGTTGCAAGGCGAATTCCGGTTGGCGAGTGCCGACGGTGCTTAAGCCTGGGCACAATATTTTGTGTCAGATGCAGACACAGTGTATTTGCTGGTAAAAACAGCTGAACGTCCGGATTCCGCAGTTCGTGATGTGCCGACAGCGCTAGGTGGGCTACTTAAAACTACTTATCACGAGTTTGACAATAAAGTACGGGACTTTGAAGTTAGGTGCGAAGGTGGGAGAAATTCGCATGCTCCTAGATTGTTTTGGATGACAAAATCCGAGCGGATAAGTGGTGTGCGTTACGACAATAGAATATTTGCTGCATTCTATATGACAAAAGGCCAGCTCATGTCGATTGACGTTAAATGGCTCCCAGATGGTATGCATAAAAAGCAACAACTGGAGGTCGTTAGGCTTGGGATGAGGATGCCGGAGTCTTTTCCTTATTACAATTGTGCTGCTATTAAGGCAGGGAAATTCCTCTGGCCTGGACACCTGCTCTTGCCTGATGATTTGGCGGTAAGTTCCAATGATTCAATTAATCCTTATTCGCCACTGGATTTGCCATTGCCGCTTATTGGTGATGGCACTCAATTAGAACTTAAAACAAGACTGTTTGCGGGTGAGCAGATTAAGTCAAGTATGCTTGTGTTGCCCGGTAGCGAAGAAGAATTGAAAGAGTTTTTGGCAAAGAGAAATTTGGAAGTTAGTGAGGCGCAGAAGTCGCCTGAGCGTCATAAATAGCACAATTGTGCCGTAACAAGCTAAGTGTGTAGGTAAGCCTCAGGATTGGTATTTTAGTATGATGGATTGGTATAGAGACTATTATTGCTGACCAGTCCATTTGGAGTTTGATGTTAGTCGCATCCAAAGAATCGATTGCGAGTGCGCGGCTACAATTCGCCGCTGTTGGCTGCCACGATTGTGCGCACGATATTGTATATTTTGGTACTTGTATATTCTGCGAGAGTGAGAGGCACCGAGCGTCTTTAGCGACTCCGATTACTCTTACTCCTGGACGCACTATTTTTATTGCCAATGCAACTACTGTTTATCTTTTAGTAAAAACATGTGATAGAAGTTCTAACTAATTAGATTTGACTCCGGTGTTGGGTCAGAAGGATCATTAATGTATCCCCAGAGAAGCATGAAAACAGAGTGCCAGGATTTGAGTTTGACTTTACTGGCTTTCACGGCTTCTGGATACACCACATATTTTTTGGTTGGCAAAGCCAGAAAAGTTTTTGATATCTATGGTGACACGACCATACACGCAGCCTTTTGTATGACTAAGGGTCAGCGTATTTCGCTTGAGACAAAATGGCTACCAGATACATTGCAAAAAAATAGACAACTTAAACTAGTCAGACTTGGCGCACGTACTGCGGGTTCTTCCTTTTACAACAGCTATTACTCGATCAAAGCCGCAAGATTTCTCTCACCTGGCCATTTGCTAAAGACTGATGATTTGAGGCTAGATGACCATGATAACTCCTTGCTTCGCTCGCCACTAGATTTACCGGTGCCATTGGTCGGTGAGGGCGCACAACTTAGGCTGACTACCACTCTAATTCCTGGAGAGAGTATTAAATCCAGCATGCTCCAGTTACCCACCACTGAAGCCGAGTTGGCTAAGTTTTGCAAGTGCGTAATCTTGCTGTCACCTCAACAGGACCAAATCTGCGGTAATCACGTATGGTATCGGCGCCAAAGTGGTCCTATACTACAGTTGTTCAAAGGCAGTCCACGACTGGATTTGATTGTGACATCGGTGTGACAAAAAACCTCGCCGCGCTAGAGTAGTAAGCCGCAATCTCACGAGAGTGTACGGACCTCCATTTAGACTTTGGTCCACTTCAGTTGGAGAATAAAAATGGCAGAACCTGGAATGTTGGAATCGGTTAAAGTTGGCGCATCTAACCCTGCCAATAGTGGAGATAACCAACAGCTCAGCACTCTTGAACTGCTCGGTTTAGGTAAGGCCAAAGACGGTAGCAACCTTAATGTCAAACCGGCTGATATAGGAGTTGGGTACAGACAATTGGACCAGTCTAAAACTCAGGAAGTTGCATCTCCAAAGGGCGATGCTAACAGTAACAGTCTTTTTGACGATGCATATAATGTAGCTGCTAAAGGATTGAGTAAAAGTGCTGAGTTTATCGGTGAACACAAAGTCGCAATTGGTATTACCGGAGCTGTTGGCTCTGCTGTTTTGTTGCATAAACTAAATGCCTTTCCGTTTTTGAGTCAGGCTGGCAAAGGCGCAGCCAGAGAGGTCGGACTGGCTGGCGGTCAGACAGCACAGGTAGAGGCGCGAGCACTCAGTGCTGCGGTAAATCCTGCAGCGGCGACAGTAGAGCGTGATGCTGTGCTCAAGCAAGTAGGTGTAATACCGGATACGGTGCGCCCGGCGATGGAAAAAGTGGTCGCATCTGAGCTGCCACAGCAGTTTAAGGGTATGGCGGCCAGTTATGGAAAGTCTATTGGAGATTTAAGAAATCTCCCGGCTACGATTAAGACTGAGGCTGGTCAATCAATTGAAGATATTGCCAATAAGTTAATTGCTGATCGTATGGCCGTCACAGGTGAGCGCGCCAGTGCCAAACTGACTGCTGATGAGGTCGCTAGAATAACTGCCAATAATCCTGGTAAAGACCTGACCATTGCTGGTCAAGATCTCGTCGTCTACACACAAAAGGATCTGGTCAAACTGGCGGAGACCACACAGTTTAAGCACCTGCCACAGCTTGGACAGTTGCTTAAGCAAAATGGTGTGACCGAGGAGCAAATACAAGCCGCTCTCAAAATACAAGCCTCGCAAACTCCAGAGACGAAGCAGCTTTTGGGTCAGATATTGCAGGAGCAGGGACTGGCAACAAAAGCTCAGGTTGATGGAGCATTTAGCCAACAAAATAAACTCAAGGATGCACTTAAGGCTGTCCGTCAGGAGCTTGGGTTTGGGCAGTAGATAATGCTGCGGATGGAGATGGTGATTGGCTTGCCGTGGGCAGCGCCGTTAAAAAATCGCTGATGGCTTTTTTGTACTGGTCAGTGTCCACATCAAAAATGTCATTGTGCCCGGCATCAGGCAGTTTTGCAAATTGCTTAGGCTCAACGGCTGTGCGATAGAGTTCTTCGGATTGTGTAAATGGGATAATGCGGTCACGCATACCATGGATGATCAGTAGTGGTGCATGTGGTCTGTTTAAAACAGCCTGTGTATCGAGCTTTTGCGGCAAAAATAAAAATGGAGGATAGAGTTTAATCAGATCCATCTTTTGCTGTGCCAGCTTGTACAGTGAAGTAAAACCTGACTGCAATATGATGGCGCCGACCGGATGATTGGCGGCTAGCTGACCGGCTACGCCGGTGCCGAGGGACTCTCCCATGACTATTATGTCTTTGTCTTGGTAGTGCTTATCGGTCCTGAGCCACTGATAGGCCGCCTCGCCATCGTCGACGATGTTATCTACTGTGGC encodes:
- a CDS encoding alpha/beta hydrolase — its product is MQDKVSVFVYDYQGYAKSAGSATVDNIVDDGEAAYQWLRTDKHYQDKDIIVMGESLGTGVAGQLAANHPVGAIILQSGFTSLYKLAQQKMDLIKLYPPFLFLPQKLDTQAVLNRPHAPLLIIHGMRDRIIPFTQSEELYRTAVEPKQFAKLPDAGHNDIFDVDTDQYKKAISDFLTALPTASQSPSPSAALSTAQTQAPDGQP
- a CDS encoding DUF2314 domain-containing protein → MDVTGIDSKTINGTHNEDGETIKSVHHSDAASLPVDQIEDWLYDDGEHAAGGYTLAYFAPSVFEPLNGIDTKSPEEGLKAKQLLSNHWQEIQEKAGAADKPELTDADKQTYSFFCKLLRLVTGNLGRRPSANVMADMTGLPLTAVKSIMLLEARDRQKP